The following proteins are encoded in a genomic region of Syngnathoides biaculeatus isolate LvHL_M chromosome 15, ASM1980259v1, whole genome shotgun sequence:
- the LOC133513477 gene encoding cannabinoid receptor type 1B-like encodes MNLALHRLASATTSALTTVIPYLGSNDAVYDDSSVKPGLRSEKMYSASISSANKIIYSTLAPILPTNMSDVLLTNVTGVRAAQCGENFVDNMECFMILTPGQQLAIAILALTLGTFTVLENLIVLCVILHSQTLRSRPSYHFIGSLAVADLIGSIIFVYSFLDFHVLQRKDSPEVFLFKLAGVIASFTASVGSLFLTAIDRYISIHRPMAYKRIVTKTKAIVAFSVMWTVSIVFALLPLLGWNCKQLNSVCSDIFPLIDQRYLMFWIGMTSVLLLFIIYAYMFILWKSHHHAVRMLSRTSQRSVIIYTAEGTKVQMVRPEQARMDLRLAKTLVLILVALIICWGPLLAIMVYDLLGKVDDFIKTVFAFCSMLCLLNSTANPVIYAMRSKDLRRAFGNICSLCQGSATPLDNSGESDWNSRSVRGKDSGSAGSGGNIRVKASQVYISGVTDTTSTPDSV; translated from the coding sequence ATGAACTTGGCTCTCCACAGGCTGGCAAGCGCCACTACAAGCGCCCTGACGACAGTCATACCGTACCTGGGCTCCAACGATGCAGTCTACGATGACAGTTCCGTCAAACCTGGACTCCGCTCGGAGAAAATGTACTCGGCATCCATTAGTAGTGCAAACAAGATCATTTACAGCACCCTCGCACCCATTCTCCCCACCAACATGTCAGACGTTCTGCTGACTAATGTAACTGGTGTGAGGGCGGCTCAGTGCGGGGAGAACTTTGTGGACAACATGGAGTGTTTTATGATCTTGACTCCGGGCCAGCAGCTGGCCATTGCCATCTTGGCGCTCACATTGGGTACATTCACAGTGCTGGAGAACCTGATAGTTCTATGCGTCATCCTGCATTCGCAGACGCTGCGATCGCGACCGTCCTACCACTTCATAGGAAGCCTGGCTGTGGCGGACCTCATCGGCAGCATCATTTTTGTCTACAGCTTCCTGGACTTCCACGTCCTTCAAAGGAAAGACAGCCCCGAAGTTTTCCTCTTCAAGCTGGCTGGTGTCATCGCATCCTTCACCGCCTCTGTGGGCAGCCTCTTCCTTACCGCCATCGACCGCTACATCTCCATTCACAGGCCCATGGCGTACAAGCGGATCGTGACCAAGACCAAAGCGATCGTGGCTTTCAGCGTCATGTGGACCGTGTCCATCGTATTTGCGCTGTTGCCCCTGCTGGGCTGGAACTGCAAGCAACTGAACTCTGTCTGCTCAGATATTTTCCCCCTCATTGACCAGAGGTACCTCATGTTCTGGATTGGGATGACCAGTGTCCTGCTGCTCTTCATCATCTACGCCTATATGTTCATTCTGTGGAAATCGCACCACCACGCTGTGCGCATGCTGAGCCGCACCTCCCAGAGGAGTGTCATCATCTACACTGCTGAGGGCACCAAGGTTCAGATGGTGAGGCCTGAGCAAGCCCGCATGGACCTCCGGTTGGCGAAGACCCTTGTACTCATCTTGGTGGCCCTCATCATCTGCTGGGGGCCGCTTCTCGCCATCATGGTTTACGACCTCTTGGGCAAAGTGGACGACTTCATAAAAACCGTGTTCGCCTTCTGCAGCATGCTGTGCTTGCTCAACTCCACCGCCAACCCAGTCATTTACGCCATGAGGAGCAAGGACCTGCGCAGGGCTTTCGGAAACATTTGCAGTCTTTGCCAAGGGAGCGCAACTCCTCTGGACAACAGCGGGGAAAGCGATTGGAACAGCAGGAGCGTAAGAGGCAAGGACAGCGGAAGCGCAGGAAGTGGCGGGAACATTCGAGTCAAAGCTTCCCAAGTTTATATTTCTGGAGTGACGGATACGACTTCTACCCCAGATTCAGTGTAA